The following are encoded together in the Petrotoga olearia DSM 13574 genome:
- a CDS encoding DNA cytosine methyltransferase, whose product MSKLTLGSLFDGSGGFPLGGLICGIEPLWASEIEPFPIRVTTKRIPQMKHYGDINKLNGAELPPVDIITFGSPCTDMSVAGKRAGLDGEQSVLFYEAIRIIKEMRCKTNGQYPRYAVWENVPGAFSSNKGEDFRAVLEAVIGVKEPNTSVPLPEKGRWPYADIYMGDGWSVAYRTIDAQYFGVPQRRRRIYLVADFADRCAGEILFESEGMPRNFTPSGSPWQRTAGNAKNSTGKTGDSITCLNDQGEKVMSVSEDITATLRAEEHGHQPCVMQSSGFCTEHSAKSRSVGYEEERSPTLRAGVVPGAVMSFEPGAASRVGGHTDENLSGSLRANMGDNQTAVVIENHPTDSRVKLSEDNKVQTLTSRMGTGGGNVPLIMNTPKTLKIRSGCEGGGKGALIQDDKSATLGCNNDQTVFVPTAYGICSDKSNSMLSSNPHSGIYEADTSRTIDANGGNPGCNQGGMVVVALQGSMIGREDKNGPQGSGIDEDVSFTLNTADRHAVAYAMTTGAYAQVEEDKAPTLLSRDYKDAPVVTQPSYGIDRAAFNQGKNALYKPAIDEEQQPTLTAKGPGAVAHPASFYPQMKTESQYYRQDGTSNTIINGTNSGYQNGLVEPDYIVRRLTPTECARLQGFPDDWCDDLGTENPTEDEISFWTEVWETHRKIIGKSSKPKTRKQIIKWLNNPHSDSAEYKMWGNGVALPCVCFVLTGIVLSARNTAD is encoded by the coding sequence ATGAGTAAATTGACACTCGGTTCTCTTTTTGATGGGAGCGGAGGTTTTCCTCTAGGCGGTCTGATCTGTGGCATTGAGCCTTTATGGGCATCTGAAATTGAGCCGTTTCCTATAAGAGTTACGACCAAACGCATCCCACAGATGAAACACTATGGGGATATAAACAAATTAAATGGTGCGGAGCTTCCACCTGTAGACATCATAACATTTGGCTCTCCCTGCACAGATATGAGTGTGGCGGGTAAAAGAGCTGGTCTGGACGGAGAACAATCCGTCCTTTTTTATGAAGCAATAAGAATTATCAAGGAAATGAGGTGTAAGACCAATGGACAATATCCAAGGTATGCAGTCTGGGAAAATGTCCCCGGCGCATTCTCGTCAAATAAAGGGGAGGACTTTAGGGCAGTCCTCGAAGCGGTCATCGGTGTCAAAGAGCCGAACACCTCAGTGCCTTTACCTGAAAAAGGACGATGGCCATACGCTGACATCTATATGGGAGACGGATGGAGTGTGGCTTACCGAACTATCGATGCGCAATATTTCGGAGTCCCCCAGCGTCGTCGTAGAATCTACCTTGTCGCAGATTTTGCAGACAGATGTGCCGGAGAAATACTATTTGAGTCCGAAGGCATGCCAAGGAATTTTACGCCGAGCGGCAGCCCGTGGCAAAGAACTGCCGGAAATGCTAAAAACAGCACTGGAAAAACAGGCGATAGCATAACTTGTTTAAATGACCAAGGCGAGAAAGTGATGTCTGTTTCGGAGGATATTACCGCAACACTTCGAGCGGAGGAACACGGACATCAGCCTTGCGTCATGCAGTCAAGCGGATTTTGTACCGAACACAGCGCCAAGAGTCGAAGTGTAGGATATGAGGAAGAACGTTCCCCTACCCTTCGAGCAGGTGTTGTTCCAGGTGCAGTCATGTCCTTTGAACCGGGCGCTGCTTCTCGAGTTGGTGGCCATACTGATGAAAATTTAAGTGGATCCCTTCGTGCAAACATGGGAGATAACCAAACGGCTGTTGTTATTGAAAATCATCCAACTGATAGTCGTGTAAAACTCTCAGAGGATAATAAAGTACAGACGCTAACCTCTCGTATGGGAACTGGCGGTGGGAATGTACCTCTTATTATGAATACACCTAAAACATTAAAAATCCGCTCTGGCTGTGAAGGTGGTGGTAAGGGGGCTTTGATACAGGATGATAAGTCTGCCACTCTTGGATGCAATAATGACCAGACCGTTTTTGTACCTACCGCATATGGCATCTGTTCTGATAAGAGCAACTCCATGCTGTCAAGCAATCCACATAGCGGTATATATGAAGCGGATACTTCTCGAACCATTGATGCCAATGGAGGAAATCCAGGGTGTAATCAAGGTGGCATGGTAGTAGTTGCTCTACAAGGCTCGATGATTGGAAGAGAGGATAAAAATGGTCCCCAAGGAAGCGGTATAGATGAGGATGTTTCTTTTACACTTAATACCGCTGATCGTCATGCTGTTGCCTATGCCATGACTACTGGAGCCTATGCCCAGGTTGAAGAAGATAAAGCGCCAACGTTATTGTCGAGAGATTATAAGGATGCCCCTGTTGTGACTCAGCCATCTTACGGTATTGATAGGGCAGCTTTTAACCAAGGAAAGAACGCACTATATAAACCTGCTATAGATGAAGAGCAGCAACCTACACTCACGGCAAAAGGACCTGGAGCAGTGGCACACCCAGCTTCGTTTTATCCTCAGATGAAAACTGAAAGTCAATACTACAGGCAGGACGGTACTTCAAATACGATAATCAATGGAACTAATTCAGGATACCAAAATGGATTGGTTGAACCAGACTATATTGTTCGAAGGCTTACACCAACGGAATGTGCAAGATTACAAGGCTTTCCTGATGATTGGTGTGATGACCTTGGGACGGAAAATCCTACAGAAGATGAAATTTCATTCTGGACGGAGGTTTGGGAAACCCATCGCAAAATCATAGGTAAAAGCAGCAAGCCAAAAACAAGAAAGCAAATTATAAAATGGCTTAACAACCCCCATTCCGATTCAGCTGAGTACAAAATGTGGGGTAATGGTGTAGCACTTCCATGCGTCTGTTTTGTGCTGACTGGCATTGTGTTATCTGCACGGAATACCGCCGATTAA
- a CDS encoding virulence protein, translating to MQINYNVTGAKRKELVNAISQKLNAPVRYLGAPTFAYEVADYNIDKNGVVRGPDNSELVDALLSFHDFKAATEEYDTPLPKAELVPENIQIPYEAALGGRVSPYNDYEESPVYSESNETEEAISLIIQMPREGFSETALGNLKGLVESKETLIKKALDTDSIPIIINEEFITFPWFQSECSAEEVKAYTHFVTALCEMAKKQTRVNSTEKSVENEKYAFRCFLLRLGFIGPEYKTERKILLSKLLGSSAFKSGTAKHEEVSE from the coding sequence ATGCAGATAAACTATAATGTCACAGGAGCAAAAAGAAAAGAGTTAGTCAACGCAATCAGCCAAAAACTGAATGCTCCTGTAAGATATCTTGGAGCACCTACATTTGCATATGAGGTGGCAGACTACAATATTGACAAAAATGGAGTAGTCAGAGGACCAGATAATTCTGAACTGGTTGATGCTCTATTAAGCTTTCATGACTTCAAGGCAGCTACGGAAGAATATGACACACCACTTCCAAAAGCAGAGCTTGTTCCTGAAAATATTCAAATTCCCTATGAAGCGGCTCTTGGTGGAAGGGTAAGCCCATATAATGATTACGAAGAATCTCCCGTATACAGCGAATCAAATGAAACCGAAGAAGCTATTAGTTTGATTATTCAAATGCCGAGGGAGGGTTTTAGCGAAACTGCACTTGGTAACCTAAAAGGATTGGTAGAAAGCAAAGAAACCCTTATAAAGAAAGCACTTGATACTGATTCTATTCCCATTATCATAAATGAGGAATTTATAACCTTCCCTTGGTTCCAGAGTGAGTGCTCCGCAGAGGAGGTTAAGGCTTATACCCACTTTGTAACAGCACTTTGTGAAATGGCAAAGAAGCAGACCCGCGTCAACTCGACCGAGAAATCAGTGGAGAATGAAAAGTACGCTTTCCGTTGTTTCCTTCTAAGACTTGGCTTTATCGGGCCAGAATACAAAACAGAACGAAAGATTCTTCTCTCCAAACTGTTGGGTAGCTCTGCTTTCAAAAGCGGAACTGCTAAGCATGAGGAGGTGAGTGAATAA
- a CDS encoding DUF4314 domain-containing protein, with protein MLKQLRSYYTPGTRVMLLKMNDPYTKLQPGAKGTVTSVDDMGTIHVSWDSGSSLGVVFGEDLYKKIEE; from the coding sequence ATGCTAAAGCAACTTAGAAGTTATTACACTCCAGGAACTCGTGTCATGCTACTTAAAATGAATGACCCTTATACCAAGCTTCAGCCTGGGGCTAAAGGTACGGTTACTAGTGTTGATGACATGGGTACCATCCACGTCAGTTGGGATTCAGGCAGTTCCCTAGGAGTGGTATTTGGAGAGGATTTATACAAGAAAATCGAAGAGTAA
- a CDS encoding amidoligase family protein has translation MLSAKFGIEIEFTGITREKAARVAAEFLQGNYSEGGTYYDTKKVKAPDGRVWKFMYDGSINCQRKEGRRKVAAGRDYSVELVSPILTYREDIETLQELVRKLRKAGAFTNTSCGIHIHLDGSNHTPRSIRNFVNIIASKNDLFYKALQIAPERMRYCKKMDSILVEKMNHKKPTTMRQIEDIWYEGYSESRGTHYHNSRYHFLNLHSFFTGNHTVELRGFNSELHAGKVRSYIVLALALNNQALTQKFASAKKPQVENEKFAMRTYLNRIGFIGEEFKNCREHLTAALSGYAAWRFRAA, from the coding sequence ATGTTAAGCGCAAAATTCGGAATCGAAATTGAATTTACAGGAATTACAAGAGAAAAAGCAGCCAGGGTCGCTGCAGAATTTTTGCAAGGCAATTACAGTGAAGGCGGGACTTACTACGACACCAAGAAGGTAAAAGCTCCAGATGGGCGCGTGTGGAAGTTTATGTACGATGGGAGCATCAACTGCCAAAGAAAAGAAGGTAGAAGAAAAGTAGCTGCAGGTAGAGATTATAGCGTTGAGCTGGTTAGCCCAATCCTAACCTACCGGGAGGACATTGAAACTTTGCAGGAGCTAGTAAGAAAGCTTCGAAAGGCTGGAGCCTTTACAAACACTTCTTGTGGAATTCACATTCATTTAGATGGCTCCAATCATACACCAAGAAGCATCCGAAACTTTGTAAATATTATTGCAAGTAAAAACGATCTTTTTTATAAAGCACTACAGATTGCGCCAGAGCGAATGCGCTACTGCAAGAAGATGGATAGCATTTTAGTTGAGAAGATGAACCACAAAAAGCCAACAACCATGAGACAGATTGAGGACATTTGGTATGAAGGCTACAGCGAAAGCAGGGGTACACATTATCACAATAGTAGATACCATTTCCTTAATCTACATAGCTTTTTTACTGGGAATCATACGGTTGAGCTAAGAGGCTTTAACAGCGAGCTGCACGCAGGCAAGGTAAGAAGCTATATTGTTCTTGCCTTAGCTTTAAACAACCAAGCTTTAACACAAAAATTTGCCTCTGCGAAGAAGCCTCAAGTAGAAAATGAAAAGTTTGCCATGAGAACCTACCTAAACCGTATTGGTTTTATAGGAGAAGAGTTCAAAAACTGCAGAGAGCATTTAACAGCAGCGCTTTCAGGTTATGCAGCTTGGCGGTTTCGGGCGGCTTGA
- a CDS encoding gamma-glutamylcyclotransferase family protein, with translation MSNKLYLAYGSNLNLEQMANRCPTAKVVGASIIKGYRLLFRGSHAGAVATIEPFKGESVPVLVWDITPADEAALDRYEGWPFLYRKETIKVRLNGKTVQAMVYIMNEGRPLGQPSCYYYSTILDGYKSAGFDVEILRKAVADSFEEDNECTKP, from the coding sequence ATGAGTAACAAACTATATCTTGCCTATGGTTCTAATCTTAATCTGGAGCAAATGGCAAACAGATGCCCCACAGCCAAGGTAGTTGGGGCAAGTATAATAAAAGGTTATCGGCTGCTTTTTAGAGGATCACACGCGGGAGCAGTGGCAACCATAGAGCCTTTCAAAGGCGAAAGTGTTCCAGTGTTAGTCTGGGATATCACACCGGCAGATGAAGCGGCTCTTGACCGCTATGAAGGATGGCCATTTTTATATCGTAAAGAAACCATTAAAGTGAGATTGAATGGTAAAACTGTTCAGGCTATGGTCTACATCATGAATGAAGGAAGGCCATTAGGCCAGCCAAGCTGTTATTATTACAGCACCATTCTAGACGGCTATAAAAGTGCAGGTTTTGATGTGGAGATTCTGCGTAAAGCGGTAGCGGATTCTTTTGAGGAGGATAATGAATGTACCAAACCATAA
- a CDS encoding DUF5049 domain-containing protein — MYQTIKKQILAIRDSGETNMFDIPIVTSIALREGYSKLVDYLEKDKEAYVHFILTGEDKTK; from the coding sequence ATGTACCAAACCATAAAAAAACAAATACTTGCCATTCGAGATTCAGGTGAAACAAATATGTTTGATATCCCGATTGTGACTAGCATTGCTTTAAGAGAAGGCTATAGTAAGCTAGTAGATTACCTTGAAAAGGATAAAGAAGCATATGTCCATTTTATTCTGACAGGGGAAGACAAAACAAAATAA
- a CDS encoding terminase large subunit yields the protein MRKLKKYKPTIFKADGSVYDKDAADNAVSFINCLKHTKGEWYGQPFELIDWQEQIIRDVFGILKPNGYRQFNTAYIEIAKKQGKSELAAAVALLLTCGDFEHGGEVYGCASDRQQASIVFDVAVDMVEQCPALKARIKPVLSQKRLVYKPLGSFYQVLSAEAYTKHGLNVHGVVFDELHAQPNRQLYDVMTHGSGDARKQPLYFLITTAGNDTHSICYEVHQKAKDILEGRKVDPTFYPVIYGADENDDWTDPKVWAKANPSMGITVDIEKIHIACESAKQNPAEENLFRQLRLNQWVKQSVRWMPMEKWDKCAFTINPESLVGRACYGGLDLSSTTDITAFVLIFPPEYEGDKYIILPYFWIPEDNLDQRVKRDHVPYDVWEKQGFLHTTEGNVVHYGYIESFIEELGMKYNIREIAFDRWGAVQMTQNLENLGFTVVPFGQGFKDMSPPTKELMKLTLEEKLAHGGHPVLRWMMDNIFIRTDPAGNIKPDKEKSTERIDGAVATIMALDRAIRKGGSGNSVYDGRGLLIL from the coding sequence ATACGTAAACTAAAAAAATATAAGCCGACCATCTTTAAGGCGGATGGTTCGGTATATGATAAGGACGCTGCAGATAATGCGGTGTCTTTTATTAATTGCTTAAAGCATACCAAGGGAGAATGGTATGGGCAGCCATTTGAATTGATAGACTGGCAGGAACAGATTATCCGCGATGTTTTTGGAATTTTAAAGCCCAATGGCTACCGTCAATTTAATACTGCATATATCGAAATCGCTAAAAAGCAAGGAAAATCTGAACTTGCAGCAGCGGTTGCCTTACTGCTTACTTGTGGCGATTTTGAGCATGGTGGTGAAGTATATGGATGTGCATCTGACAGACAGCAAGCTTCCATTGTTTTTGATGTAGCAGTGGATATGGTAGAACAATGTCCAGCTCTGAAAGCAAGAATTAAACCGGTACTATCGCAAAAACGACTTGTTTATAAACCTCTAGGTAGTTTCTATCAAGTTTTATCTGCAGAGGCATATACCAAGCATGGACTAAATGTGCATGGTGTGGTATTTGACGAACTTCATGCTCAGCCAAATAGACAGCTTTACGATGTCATGACTCATGGCTCTGGTGATGCAAGAAAGCAGCCACTGTATTTCTTAATTACGACTGCCGGAAATGATACACACTCCATTTGTTACGAGGTGCATCAAAAGGCTAAAGACATCCTTGAAGGGCGAAAGGTTGACCCTACATTTTATCCAGTTATTTATGGTGCTGATGAGAATGATGACTGGACCGATCCAAAGGTGTGGGCGAAAGCCAACCCCTCAATGGGCATTACCGTTGACATAGAAAAGATTCATATTGCTTGTGAAAGTGCAAAGCAAAATCCAGCAGAAGAGAACCTGTTTAGACAACTCCGTTTAAATCAATGGGTTAAACAGTCGGTACGCTGGATGCCTATGGAAAAGTGGGATAAATGTGCATTTACTATAAACCCAGAAAGCCTTGTAGGGCGTGCATGCTATGGTGGTTTGGACTTATCTTCTACCACTGACATTACAGCATTTGTTCTTATCTTCCCGCCTGAGTATGAGGGAGATAAATATATCATCCTTCCCTATTTCTGGATTCCGGAAGATAATCTGGATCAAAGGGTAAAGCGTGATCATGTACCTTATGACGTATGGGAGAAACAGGGGTTTTTACACACCACTGAAGGAAATGTGGTGCATTATGGTTACATTGAAAGTTTTATTGAAGAACTTGGTATGAAATATAACATCCGAGAAATAGCCTTTGACCGTTGGGGAGCTGTGCAAATGACTCAGAACCTAGAAAACCTAGGATTTACGGTAGTTCCTTTTGGTCAGGGATTTAAAGATATGAGTCCACCTACAAAGGAATTAATGAAGCTTACCTTAGAGGAGAAACTGGCCCATGGTGGACATCCGGTTTTGCGATGGATGATGGATAATATCTTTATACGTACTGATCCTGCTGGGAATATCAAGCCTGATAAAGAAAAATCAACTGAAAGAATCGATGGAGCTGTCGCTACCATTATGGCTCTTGACCGAGCAATCCGCAAAGGTGGATCAGGAAATTCTGTTTATGACGGTCGAGGGCTTCTTATTTTGTAG
- a CDS encoding phage portal protein, with protein sequence MGLFSNIFKARDKPQNRTIGSNYSFFFGGTTSGKPVNEHTAMQMTAVYSCVRILAEAVAGLPLHLYKHTDSGGKEKALSHPLYFLLHDEPNPEMSSFVFRETLMTHLLLWGNAYAQIIRNGKGEVIALYPLMPNRMSVDRDSSGALYYTYTKYSDEAPTMKGMTVTLRPSDVFHIPGLGFDGLVGYSPIAMAKNAIGMAIACEEYGAKFFANGAAPGGVLEHPGTIKDPQKVRDSWNAAYQGSSNSHRVAVLEEGMKYQPIGISPEQAQFLETRKFQINEIARIFRVPPHMVGDLEKSSFSNIEQQSLEFVKYTLDPWVIRWEQTISRALLRPDEKKLYFAKFNVDGLLRGDYVSRMNGYATARQNGWMSANDIRELENLDRIPPELGGDLYLINGNMTKLEDAGIFANKEGLEGKPE encoded by the coding sequence ATGGGATTGTTTTCGAATATTTTCAAAGCACGTGATAAACCTCAGAACCGAACCATAGGGAGCAATTACAGCTTCTTTTTTGGTGGTACAACAAGCGGTAAACCAGTAAACGAGCATACAGCAATGCAAATGACTGCGGTCTATTCTTGCGTAAGAATACTAGCAGAAGCTGTGGCAGGACTTCCCCTTCACTTATATAAACACACTGATAGCGGTGGTAAGGAGAAAGCACTTTCTCATCCACTGTATTTTTTATTACATGATGAGCCAAATCCAGAGATGAGTTCTTTCGTTTTCCGAGAAACGTTAATGACTCATCTTTTATTATGGGGTAATGCCTATGCACAAATTATTCGAAATGGCAAAGGCGAAGTCATAGCACTATATCCGTTAATGCCTAATCGAATGTCGGTGGATCGGGATTCCAGTGGCGCTCTTTATTATACTTATACTAAGTATTCTGATGAAGCACCTACGATGAAAGGTATGACAGTCACACTTAGACCAAGTGATGTATTTCATATACCTGGCTTAGGCTTTGATGGACTAGTGGGCTATTCGCCGATTGCAATGGCTAAGAATGCTATAGGTATGGCAATTGCTTGTGAGGAATATGGAGCTAAATTCTTTGCTAACGGAGCTGCTCCAGGAGGGGTACTTGAGCATCCAGGTACCATTAAAGACCCTCAAAAAGTACGGGATAGTTGGAATGCAGCCTATCAGGGAAGCAGTAACTCTCATCGTGTAGCGGTGCTTGAAGAAGGAATGAAGTATCAGCCTATTGGTATCTCACCAGAACAAGCTCAGTTCTTAGAAACAAGAAAATTTCAGATTAATGAAATCGCTCGAATTTTCCGCGTACCTCCACATATGGTAGGAGACTTGGAAAAATCGAGCTTTTCTAATATTGAGCAACAGTCACTGGAGTTTGTGAAATACACATTAGATCCTTGGGTGATTCGTTGGGAGCAGACCATCAGCCGAGCACTTTTAAGGCCAGATGAAAAGAAACTTTATTTTGCCAAGTTCAATGTAGATGGACTGCTTCGAGGTGATTATGTTTCTCGAATGAATGGGTATGCAACCGCGAGACAGAACGGCTGGATGAGTGCCAATGATATTAGGGAGCTTGAGAACCTTGATCGAATCCCACCAGAGCTTGGAGGAGATTTATATCTAATCAATGGCAATATGACCAAACTTGAAGATGCGGGTATTTTCGCAAATAAAGAAGGATTGGAGGGAAAACCTGAATGA
- a CDS encoding head maturation protease, ClpP-related produces the protein MKKFWNWVRDTDTQTRTLYLNGAIAEESWFEDDVTPAAFREELMSGEGDIVVWINSPGGDCIAASQIYNMLMDYKGNVTVKIDGIAASAASVIAMAGTEVLMSPTSLMMIHNPFTIAIGDSEEMQKAIQMLDEVKESIINAYELKTGLSRTRLSHLMDAETWLNANKAVELGFADDIMFKPGESSLQDSFVFSRRAVTNSLMNKLQKPVVKQSVEPLYERLNLLKY, from the coding sequence ATGAAGAAATTTTGGAATTGGGTTCGCGACACAGATACACAGACACGAACCCTCTATCTAAACGGTGCAATTGCCGAGGAGAGTTGGTTTGAGGATGATGTTACCCCAGCTGCTTTTAGAGAAGAGCTAATGAGTGGTGAAGGAGACATAGTAGTTTGGATTAACTCTCCTGGTGGTGATTGTATTGCAGCATCTCAGATATACAACATGCTAATGGATTATAAAGGAAACGTCACTGTAAAGATTGACGGTATTGCTGCATCAGCTGCTTCTGTCATCGCTATGGCAGGGACGGAAGTCTTAATGTCTCCTACCTCACTGATGATGATCCATAATCCCTTTACCATAGCTATTGGCGATAGTGAGGAGATGCAAAAAGCAATCCAAATGCTTGATGAAGTGAAAGAGAGCATCATCAATGCATATGAGCTTAAAACCGGCTTATCTAGAACAAGGTTGTCGCACCTGATGGATGCTGAAACTTGGCTAAACGCCAATAAGGCAGTTGAGCTTGGTTTTGCAGATGACATTATGTTCAAACCAGGAGAGAGTTCACTACAAGACAGCTTTGTATTCAGCAGAAGAGCAGTGACCAATTCACTAATGAATAAACTTCAAAAACCAGTTGTAAAACAGTCAGTAGAGCCGCTTTATGAGCGGCTTAATTTATTGAAATATTAG
- a CDS encoding phage major capsid protein codes for MSKILELREKRAKAWEAAKAFLDSKRGSDGLVSAEDAATYDKMEEDIINLGKEIARLERQEALEAELNKPVNMPLTGKPAVPGMDTKTGRASDEYRKAFWNVMRSKNPRHDVLNALSVGTDSEGGYLVPDEFESTLVQTLEEENVFRKLAKIIQTSSGDRKIPVVVTKGTAAWLDEGEEFDESDSVFGQTSIGAYKLGTMIKVSDELLNDSVFDLENYISTEFARRIGAKEEEAFLVGDGDGKPTGIFNATGGAQLGVTAGSATAITADEIIDLVYSLKAPYRKNAVFLMNDATVKAIRKLKDGQGQYLWQPSLTAGTPDTLLNRPVYTSAYAPTIEAGAKTIAFGDFGYYWIADRQGRSFKRLNELFATTGQVGFLASQRVDGKLILPEAIKVLQQKA; via the coding sequence ATGAGTAAAATTCTTGAACTGCGTGAAAAACGCGCAAAAGCATGGGAAGCAGCAAAGGCATTTCTTGATTCAAAGCGTGGTAGTGATGGGCTTGTATCCGCAGAAGATGCAGCAACCTATGACAAAATGGAAGAAGACATTATTAATCTCGGTAAGGAAATAGCAAGATTGGAACGTCAAGAGGCTCTTGAAGCAGAGCTTAATAAGCCAGTAAATATGCCTCTTACTGGAAAGCCAGCTGTTCCAGGGATGGATACAAAGACCGGAAGAGCCAGTGATGAATATAGGAAAGCATTCTGGAACGTAATGCGTAGCAAAAACCCTCGTCATGATGTGTTAAACGCCTTATCTGTAGGCACTGATTCTGAGGGAGGATACCTTGTTCCTGATGAATTTGAGAGCACCTTGGTTCAAACTCTTGAGGAAGAGAATGTATTCCGTAAACTTGCAAAGATTATTCAAACTTCAAGTGGTGATCGTAAAATCCCGGTTGTGGTGACCAAAGGCACAGCTGCTTGGCTTGACGAAGGTGAGGAGTTTGATGAGAGTGATTCTGTATTCGGTCAGACATCTATTGGTGCTTACAAGCTGGGTACAATGATTAAAGTTTCTGATGAACTTCTCAATGACAGTGTATTTGATCTGGAGAATTATATCTCCACTGAATTTGCCCGTAGAATCGGTGCTAAGGAAGAAGAAGCTTTTTTAGTTGGAGATGGAGATGGAAAACCTACTGGTATTTTCAACGCAACAGGCGGAGCACAGCTTGGAGTGACAGCAGGGTCTGCAACTGCTATTACTGCAGATGAGATTATCGATCTTGTTTACTCATTAAAAGCGCCATATAGAAAGAACGCGGTATTCCTGATGAATGATGCAACAGTAAAGGCAATCCGTAAGCTGAAAGACGGTCAAGGTCAATATCTGTGGCAGCCTTCTTTAACAGCAGGTACTCCAGATACTTTATTAAATCGTCCGGTTTATACTTCAGCTTATGCTCCTACTATTGAAGCTGGAGCTAAAACTATTGCCTTCGGTGATTTCGGATATTATTGGATTGCCGATAGACAGGGACGTTCTTTCAAACGTTTAAACGAGCTTTTTGCAACCACAGGGCAGGTTGGTTTCCTTGCGAGCCAGCGTGTAGATGGAAAGCTTATCTTACCTGAAGCCATCAAAGTTCTTCAGCAGAAGGCTTAA
- a CDS encoding head-tail connector protein produces MTLFEKVKANLILEHERDDELLQMYINTAIAYAESYQHLPEGHYSENEMPPTTEQAVIMLSSHFYESRDGSTGGFFADNVQASQQVWNTVNLLLRLDRDWKV; encoded by the coding sequence ATGACTCTATTTGAAAAAGTAAAAGCTAACTTAATTCTCGAGCATGAACGCGATGATGAGCTTCTTCAAATGTATATCAACACCGCTATCGCTTATGCCGAGAGTTATCAGCATCTACCAGAAGGACATTATTCTGAAAATGAAATGCCACCAACTACAGAGCAAGCCGTCATCATGTTATCATCTCACTTCTATGAAAGTCGAGATGGCAGTACTGGCGGCTTTTTTGCTGATAACGTCCAGGCAAGCCAACAAGTTTGGAACACTGTAAATTTACTGCTTAGACTTGACCGAGATTGGAAGGTGTAG
- a CDS encoding head-tail adaptor protein, with product MSFGKMNTFIDIISVETTRDSEGFGKSKDIILASVRAYKEERHGNEKWANRAVFSEATALFCFRKIPDVEVSTNTVIVCSDGRYEITNVEDVKGRGIYIEVLAKKVVGSSG from the coding sequence ATGAGTTTTGGTAAGATGAACACCTTTATTGATATCATATCCGTTGAAACAACGAGAGACAGTGAAGGTTTCGGTAAATCTAAGGATATCATCCTTGCTTCTGTTCGTGCTTATAAAGAAGAACGTCATGGTAATGAAAAATGGGCCAATCGAGCAGTATTTTCTGAAGCGACTGCTCTGTTTTGCTTTCGTAAGATACCTGATGTTGAGGTGTCTACCAATACGGTGATTGTGTGTAGTGATGGTCGTTATGAGATTACAAATGTTGAAGATGTAAAAGGCAGAGGCATATATATTGAAGTTTTGGCAAAAAAGGTGGTGGGGTCAAGTGGCTAA
- a CDS encoding HK97-gp10 family putative phage morphogenesis protein, translating to MAKVQVKMPEEFLLKLSRLGEKTDEIIPKVLESGGEIVLEKVMSNLKAVVGSGTKEKSRSTGELVNSLGLSPAKVDRNGNFNVKVGFKEPRRNGESNAKIANIIEYGKSGQPPKPFLKPARSASRKACIDAMKKRFEQEVENL from the coding sequence GTGGCTAAAGTACAAGTTAAAATGCCTGAGGAGTTCCTTCTAAAACTATCAAGACTGGGAGAAAAGACGGATGAAATTATTCCAAAAGTACTTGAGTCAGGCGGAGAAATTGTTTTAGAAAAGGTAATGTCAAATTTGAAAGCTGTAGTTGGTAGTGGAACAAAAGAGAAAAGTCGGTCTACTGGTGAGCTTGTCAATTCCCTGGGACTGTCTCCGGCAAAAGTAGATAGGAATGGAAATTTTAACGTGAAGGTGGGTTTCAAGGAGCCACGAAGAAATGGCGAAAGTAATGCCAAGATAGCCAATATTATTGAATATGGAAAATCAGGTCAGCCACCAAAACCATTTTTAAAGCCTGCAAGAAGTGCGTCAAGAAAAGCATGTATTGACGCTATGAAGAAAAGGTTTGAGCAGGAGGTAGAAAACTTATGA